The window TAAAGTAGAATATGATGTGTTCTTATTTTCTATCCTAACTGTAACATGTTTAATAATGTTGCCCTATCATAGTATGATGTTCTTCCTGCATTATGGTAATCTTTCAAGAAAAGGAACAGCTTGAGGATCCTACTTCACCTTGACCTCTTCGTAGAGCTTCTTCTCCCAAGCATATAATCGTCCAAGAGTCGAAGAATGGCTTCCTGAGTCCATTACATCGTAATCATCAAACAGCTCATTCTTAAACTCTGTCCACGCTGGAGAACCTTTCGAACTCGATGCTACTAGACTTTTACATGATGAAGGTTTGCCCGAAACAGAACGGTGCCAGGTTATCGCTTGGATGAGTTTCGTCGAGTTCTCTGCAGTAAAATGAACTTATTTACTTCAATAACAAGAGGAGTACCATTAACTTTAAGCCATGAAAGCCTGTATTTGCTACTTCTCACATAGCTATAGAGCATAGCCCTCATCTCCAATGAATTTAAACCAAATTTCACATAACTAAAAATCTAACGAACATTCATCATAAAGCTTGAACAACTCACATTATTAGATACAAAAACCAGATTCTGTAGTCTACAAGGAAAAAAAGTTCTCATGACTTTAAACAACTTATGCATGTCTAGTAGAACAAACTTGAGAGCTTAATGAACGAAGCAGATGAAGATATATGAATGGCCCACCTTTAATTTCTTCTAAACCAGATTGAAGCTGAATTTTGTTAGCCTCTAACATCCTAGAAACATCAACTCCAGAATCATAAGCCCTGATAAAATAATCCTCAACGTCTTGTAATGCTTCCAAAAGTTCCCTTCCTTCAACTGGTGTATCAATGACTGTTAGCCCTTTCTGCTTCAATTGACCCTCATCTTCCTTCTCTCCAACTTTAATCACATCAACTCCATTCCTCTGCTCTCTAAAAGCTCCAACATTTTCCTCCTCAGCAACGGCCACAACTCTCTggtttccatcttctttctctaCCTCTGCCTCTTCCAACTCTGGAATTCCTTCTTCCTCCCTCACCATCCTGAGCTCATCCTCGCGATATTCGCCGACGACATCGGTCCTCATCGACTCAAATGGATTGAAGAAATCCCATCCAAACTCCCTTTGAGGGGATGGCATTGGAGGTGGCATTTGCATGTAGAAATACGGAGGAACTTGTTCGATCCTCTCCTCTTCTACtgattcttcttctctttcttcaatGGAGGATTCTGAAgaggtggaagaagaagaaatacaaGAAGGGCAGGTGGCTATGGTTTCGTAAGTGGAATCAGAAGGCATTTGCTGAAGAAACATTGGATTGGTTATAACTTTTTCTGAAGGAGGAGATGGAGGAGGGAATGTAATGAGgaaaggagaaggagaagaatgGCGAGCTACAAAGAGTTTAATGGCAGCTGAAACAGCATATAAAGCTTGACAATATTTACAATGTGCTTCTGCAAGAGCATACCTTCTCTCAACAGCTAACTTTAAATGGCGTTTTCTTTCTCTACAAATGGAaactacttcttcttcttcctctaacTTTGAGGCAACACAACCcattttttgttctttgttGGCCAAAGCTAAAgcagcttcttcttcttctttttcttcttcttcttcttcttcttcttcttcctttaatCAAATGCCTGAAATTGAAAAAGATAGTTTATTTTCCCCCTCTCTTATTGTATTATTCTTTACTGATAAAAAGGAAGGTGAGTTTTTGCTGTTAAAAGAGAAGGATTTTCGTTTGTTTTTCACTTGGGTTCAGAAAAATAAAGTGTAAAAATGCAGCCTTTTGAGAAAAATACCACCGACCCATTTCATCTTCTTGCAAGTAAAATGGTGGGATTGCTTAAAGAAAATAACTTTCAAGAAGGTCCCTGATTGAAGGAGGCAATAACAATCCTCTCCAGCCAAAAACCCCTGCTTAtcagagaaaaacaaaaactctTCTTTAGAAGTTTTTTAGAAACTCGAGGGATTTACAAGTAAACCCTTGTGATTTTGGGCtaagaaatgaagaacaaaggtagagatagagatagagagagagagagacagaaGCATAGGCAAGGAAGAAGGTAGGGGCtcgagaaagaaagagagagagagagaggtctGTTCTGCAAAATTTTGTACTCCATTAATTGGCGTGTTAATGTTAAACAGTTtgaaataggaaaaaaaattcaaaacttgGTTTAACTGGTTTTTACTTTAcatattagattttttttttttactttatttgcCAATATCTTAGCATTGATTAATGGGTTGAAACTGTTtcattctctctctttctctatAAAAAGATGAGTCAAACTTGGTAAAAAGTGACcaaaaacagagagagagagagagagagagagagagagaggagtaGGAGACTTTTGTTGTTTTGTATGTGGTGGTAATGCTGTTTTTTTTAGTGTTTGGAATGTTgagattaaataaaaaaaggtatagttgttttttttttcaactaaaACACTACATTACATAAGAAGCTTAGGCTTAGGGTTTTGGTTTTGTGATTGAGAATCCAGAAAATCACAACTGTCGCTTTCTTTCTAGCTTAAGAGACAATCACTTGTCTCCTTGGTGGAGAATgttctacttttatttttttttcttcttatttttccattctaaattttaatgttcTACCAATGATGTATGACATATTTGAAGAATGATTTTGAAGGGTTAAAATCACTAATATCATTTTTCAGAATCACTTCTAAAATGCATTTAATCGTTAACAATCAAGTTTTATGATACAAAACATGTACGTAAAATTACAATATTAGACAAGTTTTAATTGATTAGATTTGAAATTGTGAATATCTCTCCATTTCACCTAAGTTAATAAGGTATGTCATTTGCAAGTAGGAAGAAGTAACAATGTTAATAATATTAAGGAAAAATATCTGCTTACATTTTTGTATTAGTTTAAAAATTTTATGAGTGGATCAATATAAAATTTcatttaaactataatatttcATAAATAGATCCAGTTACACCCTTCGTTACCTTTTATTTGGATAAATGTTGTGTAAgacttataattttattaattaaaaccttaaactttCACGAGTAAATCAATATGaactttttagtttttgtttagATTTCCTTTAGAGATTGTTTGTATGTCAATTCTAATAATTCATTTTATTAATCAAACATTTGAATAAGTCTCCACACGTCCAAGATTGAATTCATGGACAGTTTTCAAAACGTAATATTATACGGCATTTAAATTGATTAACTTATAAGAAATTAAAGGTTTTAACAAACTAATTATGTCTATCACATGATGTTTTTTTCAACTAAGTCTGAAGAAAGGTGGTAAGTGATACCCTCCAAAAAGTTTAGAGTTTAAATTAATACTACCAAAAAATCAGGGGCGAGAATCGAAAATTTTACGccaaaattttttaaaactcgTACATGCATACATCTCATGTCATTCAAGGTGGCCAACCCAACATTCATTTGCAAGTAACTCCTCTGGTGAATTGAGACCACTTGACATTAGAAGCTAATTTTGCGTGTTGGCAACGTTGTTTATCCTACCGTCGATTTGAGATGATTTATTCATTGACTTTTTCTTAGATTATTTCTATAGGCTCCCTCCCTTGTTTCCCAAGAATTGATGTGCTATTCTTTACTTCACAAGGCCTTTTTTAACGGGGGAAAAGTCTTCTATTTCCGTCAAAATGACTCGGCTTCCCCTCTTCCACCGCCCATGCTCCATTTCCTGCCTATGCTATTTTCCCTCGTCACATGCCTACCACGCTTCATGTTTGTGGTGTTTCGTTATATGATCTTTGTCAATAGTATCATCATCTCTGCGGGCTATATGAGCAAGTTGCCCTTGGGATGCGTTCTACTAGACTATGAATTATAGGAACAAATGTAGTTAAATAAGACAACAAGCAGGTTACATATTCCATTGCATGGAGATGTAAACTACAAAAGGTGATGATCACTCAGGGTATGCACAAGTGCCTTTGATAGGCACTCCATGATTTACCAACGCTCATGAAAACCCAATCCATCCATCCAATCAAATGTGTATATTAACAAGGTTATCTCCACAACATTCTCCCTTATTCACTTGGGTTGTAAGTAAGGTTGGATAGTTCGCTTTAGTAGCTCAACCACCCTTTAACTCGATGCTCATGACGTGCAACATAACCTCCACCATGTCAGAGGATCAAGTAGGACATATCTTGTGATTTACACTCTCATCGTTTGAAACACtcaaaaatttgaattaaagatcACTTATCACAAGTGACCATAGTTGTCCCTCACCATATTTAAACcacttaatttatttttaatttgttttgacttttttttttttactaaaaaaactaaatatatagtttatttaatacttttttttatttctcatagtccctgtcattaatcaatattataaaGAAAAGTTCATAAACAATTAATTAGACAAAAACTTGATAAGATCTCTACTTTTAGTTCTTTTGTTCCCTTAAGTCTATTTACTTAATCCCTAAGCTCCTATCACATAGCTTCCAATAATTTGTTTAAAGcctcaaagaagaagaaaaagaaattagtaAAATACAATTTTGTTAGGGTTTCAAAAGTGACTCAATTTCTTGGGTTTTCTAAACTTAGATCCTTAATCTTCTGAAATTTACAAATTTGCCCACAACATATTATAGTTTATCATAAGtcattttatagaaaaatatgtTAGGAAAATTGTTcaccaaaatttaaaagttgatttgttcaaaattattctattttCTAAAGACATATTCAAACACGTGAATGTGTCATTTCGAAAGAAATTGATTTTCTTAATGGATAAGTcagatttttattttatatctgTAAGTGTCTCTGTCAACTTATCCATATCTCGACTAATCTAATGAGACAACATATTGACCCTACGATCTTTATGTCAATAAAACTCATAGGATATTAAATCTTAGGTAGATGACCATCATAAATTGAACTCAAGACTTCTTATCGAGTCAAATTTTACTGATAGTAAATTGAGTTTTATGTTTCAAGAAACAAATGATAGACATGCAAATTcatgcaattttttttctccGTGAATAAAAACATATATTGTGGAGAATGAGTAACAACAATTGTCTAATCATGCCATATGCACATTGACATATTACATCCCTAAATATGCTAATAGAACAACAATTGAAGGCAAACTTGTCAACAAATTTCAACATCTTTTTTTAATGTAAAGCCTTAATTGAAATTTTCTAAAGCATTACAAAAGATTAAAGACCAAACATTGTTGTGtgtttatatgtatatatatattaaaaagaagaatCCAACATATGTGAAGAATGAGAATTTAAACCTTAAATGCTAAGAGAAGGTAGCATGTGCAAATTACAACTATTCTCATGTTAGTGACTGTACTCACacttctaaaataataacaacactTGAAGACAAACTTTTCTGATAACAAATTtcaatattaaattttcaaaagaccaaaggatgaaatttcaaattgattaaaagaTTAAACCTCCCCCTCTCTCTATGTATTAAATCCAATTTTTGGCTCTAAACCTTTTAGAAAGTTTATTTTGTCTTGAACTTACACTTTGGTTATTGTTGTTAGGATTTCGTTTACATTTTTAATGAATTGATGAAATAACTTCTATATTTGGATGACAAAGactttagatttattatattaattaaaaattttataatatattttttagaaaagtaaaaaataaaatgaaggaGTGTTGGAGCAGGGGGACGTGAGAGAATTGAGttttggagaaagaaaagaacaaaattagttttttaGTTTATATAATATAAGTGTATTGATTAAGTTTTTGCGTTGACATAAAAGATTTATCGAATAAATTAGTAAGTTTTCTCGgtcattttttaatttagttaataTGATGAATCGACAGTCTAGTCaccaaaaattaaaaaccaCCTCATCATTCCCTTAAAAAGTTAACAAAATCCTAACTACAAGAACTAAAGTAAACATTTTTTGAAAGTTCAAACACTATATCAGATGTTTTAAAAAGGAACaaaactataacaaaatatGGTGGGACAGACCTCTTTTCTTTGAACTTACCTCCACCAAATACAATTTATTGAACATAAGTTTGTAGGTTGATTCCATCCAATCCAAAATGAACAACTAAAGAAAAGAGCACACAAATCTATCCCATCTCAACTTTAGAGGGATAGAGGGTTTGTGACTGTGAGTGCagtgggttgggttgggttgggtggGGTGGGGGCAGTGAGAAATGTGCCATTTTACTTGGGGGTGTAAATAGAAATGACAATTATAACGAGACAACCATTCACTATACTTTCTTACATAGGGACCTTCAATTTTTCTGTCTGGATTATTGTGTTTTATGCCCTTACTGACCAGTCTGACAAACTCAGATTAAAGCTTCCCCCACCCTATATTCCATAACCATACTATATTCCTATATAATTCCTATTTCTTTTCTCCACTCCTCATCTAATCCACATCCCATGCCTATTGATTCTTCATTCTTTATTGAAATCCTTGATTTGATCTTCTGTTACTTATGCCTAATCTGCAAAGATAAGAGAATAGGGAATATACCTTTGAAAGACGTATTTGACCCGTATCGACATATTTATGAATACATACACATTGTTTGTTGTTCATCGTGTGGTGTAAGGAGATGGTATCTGTATTCACCTGATGAGTTTCAGCATCTACAAGATATGAGAAGGGAGAAAATGGAGGAAAGTAACAATCAACCATTCAAGTGGCTTCATAAATAAGCAAAGATGTAATAACACATTAGGCAGTTCAGCATGAATTGACACAGATCAAAACAAGCAAAACTGAATTTCCATAGTCATCATACATACAATTTACAGGAGCTAAGTAGTGAGCAAAATGggtaaaagataaaaaaaaataatgggAAGGATATGAAATATGCCAAGGAATTAGCTACAATTACAGGCAACTTGAAGCTGTCTACTTCAGTTGCTTTGGTTTGGACAGAAAGCTGaagcttttttctttctttctttcttttttcttctttttgagtTAAGAGTTACAAAGTATAGTAAAAGGATTGATGCCTGGCTCCATTTTATCTCTGTTGGAAGCTACCTTGTATTCACATATGAGAACAATGCAACAGACAAACAAACATCAGATGATATAGCCAAATCAGGCCATGCCAGTGTCTGATGGTGTGGTGCAGGGGGCCAATGAGTTTGGACGTAAGTTAACTCCACCCCCTCGCACTGATAGGCTTGCACATTTTGTAGAGCTAGCTCGGCTCACAAGGTTTGAGTCGAGAAAAACAACAATCACTGTGATGTCATCGTGGAAATGTCGCCGTACTCCCCGGTCAATCTTCTTCAAATCTGAGTATCTCATTTCTCTCTTCTTTGCTGCTTCTTGTAGTGCTGCTTTCACCAGCCTCCTTGCACTTCCCTGCAATGAGAGATTATTCAAATGAAAGTTTGAGTGAGAGATTATTCAAATGAAAGTTTGAGTTTCTTTATCATCTCTCCTTTCAGTAACTCCTTTTCTAACACTACGTCTGTATGAAAACAAGACTTTTGACGACCTCCCTCTTTAGGAAAAGTATTgattttaaaactttaaataaGACGAAATATAAGCATCATATAAGCCAACACAAAAGAATCTAGAATCATTGTGGCAGGTTGCTCCTAATGAACAGAAAGCATGCTGAATCTATTTTTCAATCAACTACAACAAGATGTAAAATCTGGTTTTGTGAGAAGGCTATGCTACATTTTCCAAAACATGAGAGAGGATAATGAAGAACAAATTTAGATCATCGATCTAAGCTGCTTAAGGTTGCTAAGATTATGTTTGAGTAGTAACCAAACACATGAACATGTTGTAAGGACCCTTCCGAGAGAGTCGCAATATATTGACAAGATCACAAACTACAAAGTTCACAACAATTCGAGAGGGTGGGGCTCTCCCACTCTGAGACTATCACCAGCACAATACAAGACATAGCCCATTCAAAACACAACCACATGCACAATGTAGAAAATATAGGACATATCAGGTGGCCATATTTCTTTTgtccattttcttttccaaataaaactaGTTGATCATTCAAGAAAGTGATAGCATCTTATTCTCTAATTTTAGCTGGTAGAGAAATCTTACATTACGTGGATGGTTTTGGACAATATCAACAGCTTCCTGATTGCTAAGGTGTTCCCAGAGCCCATCTGAagcaaatataataaattgatcCTGTGGCTGCAATTGGAGCACTGAAATAGATGGTTCGGCGCTCAGTATGGGCTTTTTGATAGGTTCACGAAGGCGAAACTTAGCATAAAGAGGCTCTCGGTTAAACTCAGCTCTCTTTAAATAGACATCACCAATAGATCGAGAAACCTGAGAAAGAAAATGTGCTTACACGGTTAAAAACATACATCAAAAGACAGAATGACCATACTCAATATTAATGCATCAAATAACTTACCTGTATCAGGCCCTTAACGCGCCATACATTATGCTTCAAGACTACAATCTGTGGATCATCAGGATGCAGGGCACGGAGCTCCTGCCTCACAGACTCTATAGATGCATTATGCTCAGCCGACAACTGAACAGACAAAACTTCCCCTGTCGCTTTTACAACTCTCCCTAAAACAGCTCGTGAATCGCCAAGGTTGGCAATGTAAAGGGTTCCTCCACAAATTACACCGACAAGGCAGCAAGATCCAACAGCTGCAATTTGTGGCCTCATTGACCATTGTTTCGAAACTTGAGCAATGACCCCCTCTTCAGTAGCTTGAAATGCCTTCCGTATGACATCCACTGACATGGATTGTTGCTCTGAAGTAAACCCTAAAATTCAGGAAACAAATCATGAGCACTATAGGTAGCAAGTTTTATGAAGGTTTAAAAGCAAGCCTGAATTATGAAATAACGATACTAAACAGAATTTCAGCTCATGTCACATGCTTTAAAACTATTGACAAACCCTCCAATATAGAAGAAGTGGAAAGGAAAGGAACATTCACATCTTAACCTCTAAACTTAAACGTAGATCAAGTCAGCCCAACTCATAAATCCAACTTAAAAGATATGGGAATCTGCTTTTTAGAGAAAACTATAAACAAGAGAAAGCACTATGAAGTACGAGCATAGTATTCTTCAGTTTTTCAAACTAAAATCCAACTGTATTGAATCTGAATTTCACCTTTCATCCCTTTCTAGATGCACAATCCACTTGCAAACCAACTCCAATCAACTTGTTAAGTAATCAAGCATatgggaaataaataattgaacaAACA is drawn from Cucumis melo cultivar AY chromosome 11, USDA_Cmelo_AY_1.0, whole genome shotgun sequence and contains these coding sequences:
- the LOC103497347 gene encoding protein ALTERED PHOSPHATE STARVATION RESPONSE 1-like — encoded protein: MGCVASKLEEEEEVVSICRERKRHLKLAVERRYALAEAHCKYCQALYAVSAAIKLFVARHSSPSPFLITFPPPSPPSEKVITNPMFLQQMPSDSTYETIATCPSCISSSSTSSESSIEEREEESVEEERIEQVPPYFYMQMPPPMPSPQREFGWDFFNPFESMRTDVVGEYREDELRMVREEEGIPELEEAEVEKEDGNQRVVAVAEEENVGAFREQRNGVDVIKVGEKEDEGQLKQKGLTVIDTPVEGRELLEALQDVEDYFIRAYDSGVDVSRMLEANKIQLQSGLEEIKENSTKLIQAITWHRSVSGKPSSCKSLVASSSKGSPAWTEFKNELFDDYDVMDSGSHSSTLGRLYAWEKKLYEEVKAGDSMRKLYEKRCSRLRNQDVKGDNGVSADKTRVAVKDLYARILVAIRSAESISTRIEKLRDDELQPQIIELLKGLTRSWKIMLEVHETQKKIILEVKTYSCNSYLKFCNESHRLATLQLGAELQNWRSCFSKYVESQKAYVEALHGWLTKFVVPEVEFYSRGRASAVPYGLHGPPLLSICHNWLSSMEKLPDKPVAFALKSFAKDMKALSDKQMEEQHQKRRVESLGKELDRRILSLQKTENKFFEFNFTETKSEFEVENQNEYLTEKKDQLDLFRKKVDLEKEKHNNCIQEAQRITLNGIQTGFSTVFESLSEFSKASQKMYDHLVNYSENANKSENMSYIEGSSQTEETVSR
- the LOC103497346 gene encoding probable protein phosphatase 2C 60, translated to MFSELMNFLRACFRPRSDRHVHKGSDAGGRQDGLLWYKDSGQHANGEFSMAVVQANNLLEDQSQMESGNLSLHEAGPYGTFVGVYDGHGGPETSRYVNDHLFQHLKRFTSEQQSMSVDVIRKAFQATEEGVIAQVSKQWSMRPQIAAVGSCCLVGVICGGTLYIANLGDSRAVLGRVVKATGEVLSVQLSAEHNASIESVRQELRALHPDDPQIVVLKHNVWRVKGLIQVSRSIGDVYLKRAEFNREPLYAKFRLREPIKKPILSAEPSISVLQLQPQDQFIIFASDGLWEHLSNQEAVDIVQNHPRNGSARRLVKAALQEAAKKREMRYSDLKKIDRGVRRHFHDDITVIVVFLDSNLVSRASSTKCASLSVRGGGVNLRPNSLAPCTTPSDTGMA